Below is a window of Candidatus Viadribacter manganicus DNA.
GATGAGCGGCTGCAATGGAGCGACCCAGCCGGCCGGGAAATGTTACCAGCGGCCAGGCGATGGCCCAAAACGAATACATTGACGTGCTAACGAGTGTCGGGCGTATGACGACTGGTATATCGTCGCGATACGAGAGAATTGCATGCCTTTGATAGCGCTTAGCGGCTCGGACATTCTCGCTGCGATGCTCTCGGGACGATATTGGGCGGGCGGCGCCGATCTAGTTCTCACCTACAGCACGCCGAGCGTGGGCAGTGTTTGGCCTGGCTATCCAAATGCAGCTCTGGGCGGAGAGCCGTTTCTAGAGGGCTACTCGGTCTTCACGTCCGGTCAGGCGCAGACGTTCGCAGTTGTGGTGGAATTGATGGACTCCTTTGTGGGAGCTTCGTTCACACTCGTAGACGATCAAGTCGATCTTGGAGCGATCAGAATCGCGTTTACCAGCGTCGACCCGGATGTTTGGGGATACGCTTACTATCCGGACGTGAACGGCAATCCGAACCTTGATGACGAGCCGGGAGATATTTGGATTTCGTCGAATGTTGCCGGATCAGCCTTCACCTCGGGCGGTTTCGATTTTCTCGGGCTGATGCACGAGATCGGTCATGCTCTTGGGCTGCAGCACAGTTTCGAGGGCGATCACCCACTTCCGGAGCAGTTCGACAATTATCGCTACACAATCATGTCCTACAGCTCCCAAACCGATCACTTCGTCGCCAGATACGCGTTGATGCCATTTGGCATGAGTATCTCGTACAACCCTGTCTATCCCATCACGCCGATGCTGGCGGACATCTATGCGTTGCAAAACCTGTTCGGCGCTGATCCTGCGACGCGCGCCGGAGACACTAGCTACACGTTCGATCCAAATTTAGGTGTGATCCAGACGATATATGATGCCGGCGGAATAGATACCTGGTCGCTGATCGGGCATTTGCGGCCATCTTTCGTTGATTTGAGACCGGGCGCATTCTCAAGCGTCGATTGCTTTTCAAGAGAAGCGCAAATCGAAGCGAACGTAGCAGCCGTTGGTGAAGTTCACCGGAGCGATATCACCCAGACCTTTAATGGCGCCTCGATTTTTACCTGGACCGACAACGTTGCGATCGCTTTTGGTACGATCATCGAGAATGTGGATCTGGGTGACGCAGACGATTCCGCGATTGGAAACGACGCGGCGAACATCATTCGCGGGTTCGCGGGTAGTGATCTCTTGGATGGCGGCGGGGGCGACGACACACTGGACGGCGGCATCGGCGACGATACGCTGAACGGCGGCACCAACGCCGACAACATGCAGGGTGGCGATGGCAACGACATGTATGTCGTTGACGATGCGCTTGATGTGACGACCGAGAGCGCGGGACAGGGCATGGATACGGTGCAATCGAGCGTGACGCGCACGCTCGGCGCCAATTTCGAGAACCTGACTCTCACCGGCTCGGCGAACCTTGACGGCACCGGCAACACCGAAATCAACGTCATCAACGGCAATACCGGCAATAACACGCTCTCGGGCCTTGACGGCAACGACACCATCAACGGCGGCGATGGCGACGACATCATCATTGGCGGCTGGGGCATTGACTCGCTGAATGGCGGCGAAGGCAATGACGGCTTCGCCTACACGATCGGCGACGGCAACGGCTCGGTGAACGGCGGCAACGGCTCAGATTCGTTTGTGATCACCGATGTTGCCGGCTTGGGCAGCATCTTGAACGCCAATCTGACTGGCTCAGTGCTGACGGCGGTCGCCGGCAACGGCCTCACCAGCATCGAAAGTGTCTTCGCCAATATGGGCGATGGCGTCGATTGGCTGATCTACAATACGAGTTCTGACGTGGCGGTGAACTTTACCACCACGGCGGCGACCGGCTTTGCCGGCGTCTCCAATGTCGAGCGCGTGGTCGGGGGCTCCGGCAACGACATGCTGACCGGCGACAATCTCGACAACCGTCTCGACGGCTCGACCGGCAGCGACACCCTCGCCGGCTTGGGCGGTATCGACACCTTGATCGGCGGCGACGGCGACGACTGGATCACAGGCGGCCTTGCCAATGACTCGATCCAAGGCGGCAACGGCAACGACAATATCGGCTGGGTCGTCGGCGACGGGCGCGACACCATCGATGGCGGCGCCGATTTCGACACCTTCAGCGTCGTTGGCTCGGCCAGCGCCGAACTCGGCAACGCAACCTGGAACGGGTTATCGGTCACCGCCCTGATAGACAACGGCTTGTCCAACCTCGAAGCGATCAATCTCGATCTCGGGGGCGGCGTCGACTGGCTAATCTATAACGCGAGCGCGGCTGCTGTGGTGAACCTGCAGCTTGGCACGGCCTCGGGCTTCGCCTCGGTGTCGAACATCGAGAAGGTGATCGGCGGCAGCGGCAACGACACGCTGACCGGCGATACGCTCGACAACCGGCTCG
It encodes the following:
- a CDS encoding reprolysin-like metallopeptidase is translated as MPLIALSGSDILAAMLSGRYWAGGADLVLTYSTPSVGSVWPGYPNAALGGEPFLEGYSVFTSGQAQTFAVVVELMDSFVGASFTLVDDQVDLGAIRIAFTSVDPDVWGYAYYPDVNGNPNLDDEPGDIWISSNVAGSAFTSGGFDFLGLMHEIGHALGLQHSFEGDHPLPEQFDNYRYTIMSYSSQTDHFVARYALMPFGMSISYNPVYPITPMLADIYALQNLFGADPATRAGDTSYTFDPNLGVIQTIYDAGGIDTWSLIGHLRPSFVDLRPGAFSSVDCFSREAQIEANVAAVGEVHRSDITQTFNGASIFTWTDNVAIAFGTIIENVDLGDADDSAIGNDAANIIRGFAGSDLLDGGGGDDTLDGGIGDDTLNGGTNADNMQGGDGNDMYVVDDALDVTTESAGQGMDTVQSSVTRTLGANFENLTLTGSANLDGTGNTEINVINGNTGNNTLSGLDGNDTINGGDGDDIIIGGWGIDSLNGGEGNDGFAYTIGDGNGSVNGGNGSDSFVITDVAGLGSILNANLTGSVLTAVAGNGLTSIESVFANMGDGVDWLIYNTSSDVAVNFTTTAATGFAGVSNVERVVGGSGNDMLTGDNLDNRLDGSTGSDTLAGLGGIDTLIGGDGDDWITGGLANDSIQGGNGNDNIGWVVGDGRDTIDGGADFDTFSVVGSASAELGNATWNGLSVTALIDNGLSNLEAINLDLGGGVDWLIYNASAAAVVNLQLGTASGFASVSNIEKVIGGSGNDTLTGDTLDNRLDGLAGADTLDGGAGSDAVLGGDGNDTIYASAGNDSLQGQNGNDTFIWTSTDGRDTFNGGADTDTVNFTGSAVADVADANWNGTEITGLLNNALVSIETINLELGAGGAGGDWLRYNSTVGVTVNLLAGTGSGFASITGVENLIGGTGADTLTGDGGANKISGNNGDDIITGGGGNDNLTGGVGNDTFVYAAGSGNDTIVDFDAWAVGGQDFLDVSAFGINAGNFAARVAIIDTGADTVIRIDDTYFITLKNVSGDGDNVITQADFIFGP